Below is a window of Humulus lupulus chromosome 9, drHumLupu1.1, whole genome shotgun sequence DNA.
TTTCACAAAAATTTgatttctacaatatgaattcgagcaacattttgaaagtgaatactaaggaatctgCGAGGgtgatgggcacaaaagttgtatccctatgacttaggcttctatgtataaattttcgtGCAATTTCaatgtgtgtagagggtgatacgaccaaaacagtgggagatgtacgaatataaaggAAAAACTAGCAAAAATTGTCATCGAAATGTGGAAATtttattcaaatgtggacttacggcttcgtttcaactccaatagaagcatttacccatgagatgtcatggggaaaaatatcgaacgagtagaacacgagtgtaatacattacggagaaattagtgaaatctccaatttaccaaaggggtacccctttcagaaaaattcgatttctacaatatgaattcgagcaacattttgaagtgaatactaaggaatctggaagggtaatgggcacaaaattcgtagccctatgagtttttcttctatgtataaaatttcgtgcaattcgaggtgtgtagagggtgatacaaccAAAATACtgggagatgtacgaatataagggaaaaacttgcgaaaattgccatcgaaatgtggaaatttaattcaaatgtggacttacggctccgtttcaactccaatagaagcatttacccatgagatgtcatgggaaaaaatatcgaacgagtagaacacgagtgtaatacattactgagaaattagtgaaatctcctatttaCCAAACAGTTAgccctttcagaaaaatttgatttctacaatatgaattcaagcaacaTTTTGAAGTGAATAATAATGAATCTGCaagggtaatgggcacaaaagttgtagtccTATGACTttggcttctatgtataaaatttcgtgcaatttcgaGGTATGTAGAGGATGATACAACCAAAATACtgggagatgtacgaatataagggaaaaacttgcgaaagtTGCCATCGaaatgtggaatttttttttctaatgtggacttaaggctccgtttcaattccaatagaagcatttacctaTTATATGtcatgggggaaaatatcgaacaagtAGAATACAAGTATAATACATTACAGGGaaaatattgagagatgtacgaatatagagGAAAAACTTTTATGACTTATCCTATTTGTCACAAGCATATGTCTTTTATAAATTATCATAACCCCATTTTTTcacttttttaatttatataagtcAAAATTAAGATCTGTCTTTCAATATAAGGGaatatcttttttgcttaagaatgAAATAAATGATTATTTTGTTGGAACGCAGGAAATATTTAATCCCGAATTAAGacataaccccccccccccccccccgcaatTATGGAATAAATCAATGGAAAAATTGGTTAAAGGGTTATTATCAATATGATTTATCTCAGTCTAAATTAGTACCCCCAAAATTGAGAAATATAGTCAATAAAAACTCTATAGTTCAAAATAAACATTTGAAGAAATTTGATTCAAACGAAAAAAAAACCTATTAATTAACTccgaaaaacaaaaaaaaatgtaaaaaaacttgcgaaaattgccatcgaaaagtggaattttttttcaaatgtagacttaaggcaccgtttcaactccaatagatgcatttgcccatgagatgtcttggggaaaaatatcgaacgagttgaacacgagtgtaatacattacggagaaattatagaaatctccaattcaccgaaggggtacccctttcagaaaagttcgatttctatactatgaattcgagcaatgttttgaaagtgaatactaaggaatctgcgagggtcatcggcacaaaagttgtagccctatgtcttaggcttctatgtataaaatttcgtgcaaattagaggtgtgcagagggtgatacggCTAAAATattgagagacgtacgaatataaggtaaaaacttgcgaaaattgccatcgaaaagagaattttttttttcaaatgtggacttaaggctccgtttcaactctaatagatgcatttgcccattagatatcttgggggaaaatatcgaactagttgaacatgagtgtaatacattacggagaaattagttaaatctccaatttaccaaagggatacccctttcagaaaaattcaatttctacaatatgaattcGAGAAATATTTTGAAAGTAAATACTAAGGAATCGACAAGGGtagtgggcacaaaagttgtagccatatgacttaggcttctatgtataaaatttcgtggagTGTAGAGGTTGATACAACCAAAATACTGGGAGATGtgcgaatataagggaaaaactaaCGAAAATTTCCATCGAAATGTGAAAATTTAATTCAAAAGTGGACTTACGGCTCTATTTCAACTCAAATTTAAGCATTTACCCACGAGATGTcatgggaaaaaatatcgaacgagtagaatacgagtgtaatacattacggagaaattagtgcaatctccaatttaccaaaggggtacccctttcagaaaaattcaatttctacaatatgaattcgagcaacattttgaaagtgaatactaaggaatctggaagggtaatgggcacaaaagttgtagccctatgactgtggcttctatgtataaattttcgtgtaatttcgaggtgtgtagagggtgatacgaccAAAATAATGGacgatgtacgaatataagggaaaaacttgcgaaaattgctatCGAATTgtggaaatttttttcaaatgtggaattatggctccgtttcaactccaattgatgcatttacccatgagatgtcatggggaaaaatatcgaacgagtagaatacgagtgtaatacattacggagaaattagtgaaatatggtattttcccacaatgactttttattttttacccATACACTCCCAAAAATGTTTTTCTAATTCTATAAGCTAAAAGTAGCTTAAAAAAAGCTATGCCAAACGGGGCCTAATTCTTTGTATCTTTTATATTATTTAAGTGTTAGCATCATTTTTATTTGAGTACTTGCTATTCTAAATACTCCAATATTTTGATGTAGTAACCAAAGTCCTCCAACAACAACTTACTAGCAATCATGCACCATACAACAGTTTATATGATATTTGTTCATTAATAGCTTTTCCCACAATGACATtttgggaaagaaaaaaaaaccactaCTTTCATAAGACAAGGAAAGAGGAATAAATTAATATCAGGTCAAGCATCAACAACATAGTGATGTTGACGTGCAGGATTAGGTGTAACCAATtggttaaaaaaatattaaaaaataataatgaacagAAGCAAAAGCACCTAATAACAACAGAAGTTGACCTTGAATGGGGCCTTATGtaccaaaaagaaaaacacagtAGTTGACATAATTAAGGGGCATTAAACCCTTTCTCTCTTTCAATAATATTTTCAATCTCTCACAATGAAAACTCTCTTGTTCTTCACCATCATCTCTTGTCTATATTTTAAGATCCTATTAGTGTTATTATTCTCAGCaagtactactactgctactcaaCCCTATTACAAAGCAATTTTCAACTTTGGTGACTCCCTCAGCGACACCGGAAATTCGCTTCTTTCTAGCACTACCACCGATGTCCCAACCGTCGGAAAACTCCCTTATGGGATGACCTTTTTCCGTCACCCAACCGGTCGTTTTTCTGATGGACGCCTAATCGTTGATTTCATAGGTATGCACTTTTTATACTTAGTCTCTCTGTAATTGTTACGAGTAATAAACATCACacgattaataaatatgattggttaGGTTAAACTATTTTAAGTTTTTTTCAGATTATTAATTCATGAATACTGATAATCATAACTACTCTTAATTAACTTTGATATAAACAAAAATGGAGCTGAGGCATTTGAGTTTCCTTATTTGAGACCTTACCTGGAAATTGCCGATACCCAAAATGATTTTCTCCGGGGAGTAAATTTTGCTGTTGGTGGAGCTACTGCACTGAGTTTGGCTTCAAATTTTTGGACAAACAATTCGTTAAGTGTTCAGCTAGGCTGGTTCAAGAAATTCAAGGCCTCTTTTTGTACCAAAATTGAAGGTGATGAGTGATTATTAATTTAGATTTTAGAGTACTTTGTTATCTTTTCTTTTTTGTGACACTTTTTCTATATGGTTTGTAATTATTTCAGATTGTGAAAACTTTATGAAAAGATCACTTTTTTTAATGGGAGAGATTGGTGGAAACGATTATAACTTTCCATTCTTTTCTGGTGGGACAATCCCACAAGTTAGAGAATTAGTCCCACTTGTTGTTGAAGCAATAACAAACGTCACCATTGTAagtataatttatatatatatacatataatttttagttaattatataatttataacAGGTCTATCCTAACAGAAATGAGAAATGAAGTGATGCACAAGTTTTACCTATTGAAagatatataaaattataatatttgtgTTTGTTAGAAAAACAAATTTCTTAAAGATTATGAAAGTTATAGCAAACATATAAAATAAACttaatcaattattatttttgaaattgAAAATTTCTAGATTTTGAATGGTAATTTTCTATGATTCAGTATTATATTGAGATAATTAAGTAGTAATTTCAAAAAAGCAGTATGTATCTTCAAAAGAAGAATGTGTATTTTGGAATAAATGACACAACAATTATAAATTTCGTGTTTATTTCAAAACATTGTAATTTTAGTTGGTgccttttaaaaataaatttgttccaatcatattttaatttttacacTTTAGTTTTATCaagtttttatcattatcatatcaattttaaataaataaataatattgtatataaaataatgacataaacatattaaaaaaatcaactaaattataaataataatgataatataaTAACATTTTAGATTACAAAGTACTCCTCTATTTAggatataaaatatttataatattattcaatttACACATCAATAATTGGAGAAAAAATTTACTTATTCttaataaaaatagaaatattattctaattatttgatatatatataggTCTTAATTGATATAGTCAAGAGAACTCTTTGTTTGGATGTAAACGAGGCGGGGCGGGATTGGGGATGGCTCCCTCGTCCCCGTCTCATCTCGGGGTCGGGGCCCATCGGGTACCTgtttaataaaaatgtttaattttttttttttaaattgataaaataaattaaaataattaatactatttaatataaaataattaaaaaataataaaggataccattaataaatataaatatttatattatatatttttaataatatttatattaaaatataaattacaaTGTAAATAGGACAGGTTTGAAACGAGAGTCATGCAACCCGCCCCAGTCCCATTAGAGGCGGGTCCCCATAGGGACCCTACCCCGCGGGTTAAATTGGCATCCCTAACTCTTTGATGTGAAAGCAATGAActttcatattatatatatatatatatatatattatgtagtaGCTAGCTGTAGTTTGAGCTATGTGTCAATGAGCCAAATAAAgtatttgttattaatttttgtgtGGGCATTATATACAAATAGGCATTGATTGAAGAAGGAGCGGTGGATTTGGTGGTACCGGGAAATTTGCCAATTGGGTGCTCAGTTGTGTATCTAACTTTGTTCGAAAGCTCAAACAAAACAGATTATGATGAAATTGGGTGTTTGAAGGCTTTGAATGAGTTCTCAAAGTTGCATAACAGACACCTCAAACGAGCTTTACAAACGCTGAGGTTGAAATATCCACACACCAACATAATCTATGGTGATTACTATCATGCAACAATGCGAATCATTAATGCCCCACTACACTACGGTGAGCTTTATTATTAACTTTATAAACCAACTCTCTTATTATCAAAAATAAATGCTACTCTCACCaagtatatacatacatatattctCTACGATAAAAGAATACCCGAGTGATGTCAAACTTCACAAGAATGTAGTATATTGTTATTGGTGTACGCGATTCAATATTGGTCTCGTATACTTTAATTTATAGTTATTATGGAGTATCGATAATCAATCATATGGTGTCATTTCATGTGGTGTTAGACACTTTAAGATTTCAATAACGAAGCCCAAGACAAAATAAGTCTATAGAAAATAATATGAAAATCTATTAGGCGTGGATAATGTACTTTATACTTGTGACTGTTCACATAAAATATATCTCTATTTTTAGGTGAATTATTTCTACAATTAATTTCAAATATACGATAAAATTATGAAGGCAATTGTTAATTACAAGAGATTTTTTTAAAGATGGTAAGATTTGACCTTCTAATCTTTTCTCTTTTAATATTTGTTTGAGATTATTTATTCAAacacatatcataattaaataatttgtacATGTatgcaataatttttttttaaattggagaAATTATGATGCAATAAAACTAGGTGATATACTAATCAATCTGGTTGTAAGAATGCATGATAAGATGTAGTTTAGACAGTAGGATGTGAAAATATTTAGACAGGTGAAATATCTAAGTAATATATGAAGTTACATCTCAAAATTAACTGGTGATGAGAGGAGTAATTCATAATcttatatatattgttgttcaATGTCCTCACACACTTGTGGGACATACTAACAATTATAACAAATTTTGATGTATATCTGTTAGAGTTTGTTAAGCTATTTTAGTTAATCAACTAACATTTCTTTATTTTACTTGGCCTATATATAATACAAGcttttttacaaaatcaataaagcaaattattgtgtttttctaATATGTTGCAGTGGTAATAATAATATACATTGGATTTACAGGATTTGATAAGAAAAGTTTATTTAGAGCGTGTTGTGGTGGAGGTGGATCTTATAACTATAATCTTTCAGTGACATGTGGAGAAGATGGTTCAACAGTATGTGAAGATCCATCTTTATATGTTAGTTGGGATGGAGTTCATTTGACAGAAGCAGCTTATCAGGTTATGGCCGAGAGCTTGATCGATAGTCTTAGTCTCACAACAACATCTCTTGTCACAATATGATCACCCTTCAAGAATGGACATGATGcatgtaattttatttaattaattatgtgtaaaactaaaaaaattatcacTTTTTAAGTAATTTATGTAGTTAAACTTGATGGCCTCGTTTAAAAATGTGTTACATATTGTAACGTCACAATTTCTCTAATAAAGCTTAGCGTCTTGATCAGTGATCAAAAGGACAGTGATTTATTTAATaatgtattatgtgattatatgaatgatgtgagttatattataatataactatatTGGCATGTGTTAGGCATATATTACATATTATATGGGAATTTTAatagattgtgcaaaaatatggccttttttcaagaaaagttaatctatggctttttttgttttaatttcacttttatgggtttagtttctcatatttttgtataaaagtttgtttatgccatattttcactcttaatcaagttttatgaattttgaagggtatgtttgtaatttgattatttttttagcttatttgattattttttttatattaattttatataactatttttatattaaatttttccatggttgttttacaaatttttttcttttttgtaatatgaattttgtttattatttttttttatttattgtaaacatttttttcctttttttttagattgtacattttttttaaacctgggaaaggtaaccagttacttatttaatttttcaaagttatgtaaaaaaaatcctacaCCTAGCTCAAATAACATTTATCTAGAGGGGTAACCAGCtacttgtttttgttttttcacatttatgtaaaaaaaataatcttagaggttaaataacatgtatcaagatgggtaaccagttacagtgcgattagtaacttactgccataagaggggtaaccagttatcataagaggttgacgagtcactcatattagaaatgaaaaaaaaaacatcacatttgaaggaaaaaaaataagaagagtAAGTATGATTTAGTAACCTAAGTAACCAGTTATCATATAgaacccaaaaatatacacacacatctaTACAAACAaacaacgtgaaggtaaccagttaccacaaatctcaagacagaaaaaaaaaaccagatctgaccacgaaccaacctcctccctcgcctccgaccacttgcctccaaattgaaccaaagaagtaGTATTTTCCATACCTgtaattttttgtaaatttttaagtAGTTAATTGGGTGTAACtggtgaaggtaactagttactttagTCTGCAATTAAATATGTCACTGAAAAACTTAATTGGAAAATATAACAGATTTTCAAAGTGTACTGAATGTTTTGACAATTAGAATTCAGACCAAtatcaaatgtttttttttatcgcAAAGACAAAGTTGAATCTAAAATAATCATAGTTGTTTTTTATCGAGAGAGAGCTCAACAACGGAGCCACGGCATAGAGGCAGAGCAAAAACGACCCCACAAATCGAagcatttttataaatattaaaaataaggTGTATTACGCAAGATTGTAGAAAGACTAGAGGGAATTTTGAAGGTTTGTAGCTTGGATTTTCCCGAGAAAATCAGCTAAAAAGTGACAAATGGAAAATTACAAAAAGTGCTTTAACGAGAagaaaatattagaaaaatgAGAGAGAACAATGATTCGGGTTACAAGATTTGGGAATAAATAGAAAAAAGGAAAAGTGCAAAACAAATCAATGGAGTATTTGATTAAAGATTATATGCGGTGTATAGATCTGCAAAATGCTCCAAATAGAAAATCCAAAAAGGGAAGATGCATTAATACAAATTAATTCAATACAGAAATCAAGAGGCAATCAAGAAAGAAAGTTGTACAGCAACATAGACATATTTACAAGAAAAGATTCAGAACTTGAAAAAGAATAATAAAGAAAAAGCCTGTGAGCTTTTGAGCTTGGTTCTGAGCTCTAATTGCGGCCGAAGAGGTTTGTTTGTTTGCTTGGTTCGTAAAGTTAAAAGGCAGCTGTAGATAGTTTTCTCACAACTAAAAATATCACTTGTAGTAGACTTAACTCACTAGACTATACCACTCAAACTACTGATTATGctcataaataaattaaattaaaaaagctATGTATTCAATTCAATATTTATTTTTGCGTAGGACAGAGCTCCTCCTCGTGACTAGAGCCATTACGCATATATGAAATCAATGGTTCTATATTATGTAGAAGAATTAGGAAATTAATAGATTTTAAGTTGAAGAAAATTAGATTAATATAGTATTTGACAGAGCAAGATTTTACAAACCTGGTTTTCTTGGATGCTTTGGACGATGGAGAAGTTTGTCGCCGGAGATGGAGAAGGACGTCGCTGGAGAAGCAGATCTGATTGTAGGAAGGTGTTGTTTCACATGGCTGGAGGTGGCTGGAGGTAACTGGAGGTTTGGGTTTGTGGCTGGAGTTGCCGGAGGAGATGGGTGTTCTTGCTGAAAAAAAAATTCTGTTGGGGATGTTTTTGATCGAGTCAAAATTTCAGCATTGTAGTATTTGGATGTTTAATTACAATACTACCCTCCTTAATGGAtgatttgtttgtttattttttattttttaatgtgtgATAACTTTTCCCATATTCTGATTTTTTGTAGTTAAATTTTTCCATACGAAGTAAGTAAagtttaattaccatatttttgcatattgatggctaaaaagccatattttttaaaaatcccctataaagtatgcatgtgggcccgtttcttagtAGAATGACATTTTCATAATGTTGGCTCGTTGATAGtatatttgtgtatatatatatgtgcatattgattgagaccacattattatgtggatattttttGGGTGATTCAGcacaagacaatcctagggagcaagttagtggtttagtcacaacggggagaAATACCCGGCTCAAGGCAAGCCAATGGATATTTTGGGTGATCTGGAGCATCACCGGTACTCATTGTAGCGTGAGTCGTATTTTGGGAGAAATAGCAATATTTCGGGTTTAGCAGAATTATTTGGGGAGATTTGGGTATAGAGCGGGATTAGAgagtgaaaatgacatttttgcccttatGGGGTGTTGAGAGAGAAGCGGATCGAGTGGgggtgttttggtcatttgggaccATTCGAATATAAGGTTACAGCTGAGTTCGTTAActcataaaaacacaaaatctctctcattctctctcataTAGCTCGTGagcgttttcgaaggaaactcgagtttaagagctcgaattcaagcgaggttagaatcatagtgattctagggaagatcaAAACTTTATAGCCTGCGGATTTAGTTTAAAAATGTTTCTATCAGAGGTAATTTGAGCttttaagtttctgagttttgttttCTTTAGGTTTCTTAAGCTTGATTGAATTTTATGATTTTGGTGAGTGTTTGATTCGATTATGAGCTGGGTTTTGCTACCTGTGTTGTACTGATGATgttttgggactcaattatgGGTTTAGTACCGTTTTGGGGTGAATTTTAAGGGATTTAGTTTGGAGAAAACGTTTGAAAAACTGGGTTCACAGGGTCGTATCGCggccctcatgaactcagaggccaAGGCGGTTCCCTAAATCGCCATCGCGCCACAACGCTTGTGGGctacgccgcggcccgtgtctagaGAAAAAGAgggctgggctctctgacttgaggagaGCTGCGACACCTATGAGAGGCGTCACGACTCAAATTGGAAATTTTGGCCAAGTTAGGTTTTGGGtggcgagaactcaaacctaagggctcgggaagggttctactaccctgtttagtagaattcgagatcccaGAGACTAGGACTCAGTCTAGAAGTCTTTAATTACTTGATGATGGATATCGCTTATTATGGTTGTCCTTaattgttttaaagtaaccattaCCCCTGTATGTGACTCGATCGGGAAAGTGATCCGTCAAGAGAAAAAGAAACTCCggcatctacaaaaaaaaaatatacaataaaGTTAAACAGAATCACATGAAAAatccatcaataaaaataaatgcaaccatcgaacccctatcgagtacccatcgaaccAGAAAACTGGAcatttccataaaaaaaaaataccccatCGAACCAGCCTACAATATCCATCGAACCACTACAACATTAGCATGAACCCCAGATCGCCTAACCTATCGAACCCATAAAACACCCCCATCGAAGACCCATCGAGTATGCATCGTTCCCCCTAAATTCCTACCCAATTGGGCTAATATCGAGAATGCATCGAACCCTACCTACCAtgcatgataactctacaaaatagagttattttttCACTTTTagtgtgctaattgttgcttaattctggagtttttaatttatttattaagtttttaagtaattttgcatttattagttttattgtaattttctagatttttttatgtttttttagatattttattgttctatgttgtaatttaattagttgaaattagtgttgttagttgaatgctaaaaatatgattttattgaaattaaatgttatgtaaattaaattttaattaatattttcatggaagttatatgatatattttattagtgaaaatatttaattttaatttagtttataattattttgtaggaaataatgttatttttaggTGCTTGAAATGCAAgaaaagaaagggaaaaaaatagtggcaaatttgaaagaaaatagcaTGAATTTGGGCATTTTCCACCTCAGCTGCCCATTTCGGCCTAGCCGTATACTCCTCTCTGCCTGCCCCATGCGATGCCCAGCAAGCTGCCAATTGCTCCAGGCCAACCTCCTGACTTCACCACACGTTCAAGCTGCTTCCCACGCCTGACCAAACTGCCATCACAAGTCAAATGCTCCCAAGTCCCCCGCCAGCTGTCACGCCACCAGCACCTCACATTCAGCAATTCCCAGCTCCAGCACCCGAAGCCTTTCTCCTGCCCAACGCTCCACACGGGCCCAGGCCCAATCCAGCCCACAACTTCAGCATCTACAACAATCCCAACTTCACCCACGACCCAGCACTCCTTCAGCACCAAACAGCCAccaaaaagtcacatttttcttcccaatattttttcctttcactcaaatatcaattcactcttccctatttttcttacctaaataaacattcctaatttatttttttaccctagcttttcactaatcttttacccaaccaaacatttcatctttccaatactcttacacttactctatttatcctaccacttcccaacacaattaaattaatcaatttatttattttaatttgattaatttaatctccatattttgcctataaatagagtcttgtaagaccatttggggggctcttcatcatcttttcaacatcttctacacttcatatttttctctcttcttttcactattttctctaccattttcatcttttgaagagcatgtcaagtatgttattttgtaatttttatttcaatctagttatgagcttctaatctttttcaaaggttattaagatgatgatgaagcaaaatgtaactagatagtatttttttatgtatgttgatttcccatttatgcaacattgtttatggatttttctatcaaagatatgcatttttcatc
It encodes the following:
- the LOC133801641 gene encoding GDSL esterase/lipase At5g45910-like; the protein is MKTLLFFTIISCLYFKILLVLLFSASTTTATQPYYKAIFNFGDSLSDTGNSLLSSTTTDVPTVGKLPYGMTFFRHPTGRFSDGRLIVDFIAEAFEFPYLRPYLEIADTQNDFLRGVNFAVGGATALSLASNFWTNNSLSVQLGWFKKFKASFCTKIEDCENFMKRSLFLMGEIGGNDYNFPFFSGGTIPQVRELVPLVVEAITNVTIALIEEGAVDLVVPGNLPIGCSVVYLTLFESSNKTDYDEIGCLKALNEFSKLHNRHLKRALQTLRLKYPHTNIIYGDYYHATMRIINAPLHYGFDKKSLFRACCGGGGSYNYNLSVTCGEDGSTVCEDPSLYVSWDGVHLTEAAYQVMAESLIDSLSLTTTSLVTI